A window of candidate division WOR-3 bacterium genomic DNA:
CATTTTTAAGAATTTTCCCTGTCCGCTCTGAATTATTACAGTATCATTAATATTATCTCTATCAATGTCTGTTATTAATTTTTCATTTATCGGACTGAGATCCCATGAATAATTGCGGAATCTTAATGAATGTGTATCTGGAATTATTTTTATATTATTTATGACTTTACTTTCAAACCCGTATACTGGAATAACAGGTCCTGAAACCCATAAAGAATTAATAGTGTCCAGCTCTTTAAAAATTAATGTGTCATTAATTATGAAAACGGATGATTCTCTTGAATAATAAGCTTGTGAAAGTGTATCAGTTGGTTGAAATATAGTGATAGATAAGGATAATGTAGAACCTAAATGAACATAGGGTGTTTTAAGAGTATCAAAACCTGAATAATTTAATGTAACAGGTTTATCAAGACCCCAGTAAGAGAGTATTCCTGCTTTTAGTTGTGTGAAGATTATTAAAATTATAAATTTTTTCATACTTTTACCTCCTTTTGTTTAATTATACAGTTTAATTTTAATTTTTAAAGTGATTTATCTCACATTTTAATTAAACAACTGAAAAAGGATATTTTCCGAGTTCATATGTTTTTTCTGCAATTTTTCTTCCTATACCTATAACATCAGAGGGATTATACCATTTTGTAAACTTCTTTATTCCTGTCAAAAGAAGCCTTAATTCATCTCCCTTTTTACAGTTTGTCAGAATTTTCCTTGAATAACTTTCCATTTTTTCTAAGTAATTGGGGGCGTAATATTTTATGCATAATACCATCAGTTCATTTTCCTTACCTATTTTTCTTAATTTTTCTGATCTTAATATAGCACTTTCAAAAGCATAGGTTTCAATAATCATATCCGAAATTGTAGCAAGAATTTCTTCTTCATCTCTTAAATTTTCCTTATAAACCTGTGCTGCAACTCCTGCTGAAATTAGTAAGACTTTTTTCATTAAATTTAATAATGTTTTTTCTTCACCGACTGGTCCATTTAGAACCTGAACCGTTGATGGTGTAAAGGTAACAAATTCTTTTGATACTTTGTCAATTTCCTTCAAAAGTGGTAATTTTCCTTCAAGGGCATTTCTCATTAACATTCCTGTAATCAGGAGCCTATTTATTTCATTTGTTCCTTCAAATAATCTATTGATTCTTGAATCCCTGTAATACCTTTCAACAGGATACTCTGTTATAAATCCATATCCTCCATATATCTGAACACATTCATCCACAACATAATCAAGAAGTTCTGAGCCATAAACTTTAAGTATTGAACATTCAACAGCATATTCCCTAATTCTTTTCATAGCTTCTTGTGTGTAATCAGGTGAATCAGGATTCAGTTCTTTAAGGGATTCATCTAAATTTCCTGCGAGTCTATAAGCCATACTTTCACCCATAAATATTTTTGTTACCATATTTGCAATTTTTTCCTTAATGAGCCCAAATTCAGAAATCGGCTTCCCAAATTGGACTCTTTCCTTCGCATAGCTAACTGCCTCTTTTAAAGCTCCTTTTGATGCACCTATTGTTCCAACACCAAGTTTATATCTTCCTATGTTTAAAATATTAAAAGCAATGTGATGACCTTTTCCAATTTCGTAAAGCAGATTTTCTTTTGGAACTTTTAAATTCTCAAGGGTCAAAGCACAGGTAGATGAACCCCTAATCCCCATTTTATGTTCCTCTTTTCCGATTATTAATCCATCTGAATTTCTTTCAACTATAAAAGCAGCAAAATCTTTTCCATCTACTTTTGCAAAAATTATAAATAGGTCAGCAAAACCTGCGTTTGTTATAAATTGTTTTGTTCCATTTAAAACAAAATAAGATCCTTCAAGTTTTGCGTTTGTTTTAATGTTCATTGCATCAGAACCTGCTTGAGGTTCTGTTAAAGCATAAGCTCCTATATATTCACCAGTTGCAAGTTTTGGTAAATATTTTTTCTTCTGTTCCTCATTTCCAAATAGAACAATAGGAAGGGTTCCTATTCCAGTATGAGCTCCAAAGGTTACTGAAAAGGAACCATGCATGCTTATTTTTTCTGCAATTAACATTGATGAAACCTTATCAAGACCGAGTCCCCCGTATTTTTCAGGAATATCAGCTCCTAAAAGTCCAAGTTCTCCTGCTTTTTTTATTAATTTTCTTTGAATTTCAAAATTCTGGGATTCAATTTCATTAGTGTTTGGAAGTACTTCCTTCATTATGAAATCTTCGGCAGTTTTTGCAATCATTTTCTGTTCCTCAGAGAAATTTTCAGGAATAAAGACCTCCTCAGGTGGGGTTTCACTTATTAAAAATCCTCCTCCCTTTTTATAAATTTTTTCTTCCATTTTTTCCTCCTTATTTAATTTTCATATTAGTTCAAAAATTCCTGCTGCTCCCATTCCTCCACCTATACACATAGTTACCATTCCAAATTGAACTTTTCTTCTTCTCATTTCATTCATTAATGTAACTGTTAATTTAGCTCCTGTGCATCCAAGGGGATGTCCTAAGGCAATTGCTCCACCATTTACATTTATTCTTTCCATATCAAGGTCGAGTTCCTTAATCACTGCAAGAGATTGTGCTGCAAAAGCCTCATTTAATTCTATGAGACCTATATCTTCTTTATTTAAACCAGCCATTTTTAGTGCTTTAGGAATTGCTTTTACAGGTCCTATCCCCATTATCTCAGGTTCAACACCATGCACAGCATAGGTAACAAATCTTAAAATTGGCTTAAAACCAAGTGCTTTTGCTTTTTCCTCTGACATTATAAGTAAAGCTGCCGCTCCATCTGTCATCTGTGAAGAATTTCCAGCAGTAACAGTTCCACCCTCCTTAAATACAGGTTTTAATTTTGATAAGGCTTCAATTGAAGTATCAGGTCTTATTCCTTCATCAAAATCAAGAGTTATCTCCTCTATTTTTTGTAATCCATCCTCATACTTTATAACCTTTGTGGTAACAGGAACAATTTCATCTTTAAATTTTCCATTTTCCTGAGCTTTTAAGGCTTTCATATGACTTTCATAGGCAAATTTATCCTGTTCCTCTCTTTTAATACTATATTTTTCAGCTACTTTCTCAGCTGTTAATCCCA
This region includes:
- a CDS encoding acyl-CoA dehydrogenase family protein, yielding MEEKIYKKGGGFLISETPPEEVFIPENFSEEQKMIAKTAEDFIMKEVLPNTNEIESQNFEIQRKLIKKAGELGLLGADIPEKYGGLGLDKVSSMLIAEKISMHGSFSVTFGAHTGIGTLPIVLFGNEEQKKKYLPKLATGEYIGAYALTEPQAGSDAMNIKTNAKLEGSYFVLNGTKQFITNAGFADLFIIFAKVDGKDFAAFIVERNSDGLIIGKEEHKMGIRGSSTCALTLENLKVPKENLLYEIGKGHHIAFNILNIGRYKLGVGTIGASKGALKEAVSYAKERVQFGKPISEFGLIKEKIANMVTKIFMGESMAYRLAGNLDESLKELNPDSPDYTQEAMKRIREYAVECSILKVYGSELLDYVVDECVQIYGGYGFITEYPVERYYRDSRINRLFEGTNEINRLLITGMLMRNALEGKLPLLKEIDKVSKEFVTFTPSTVQVLNGPVGEEKTLLNLMKKVLLISAGVAAQVYKENLRDEEEILATISDMIIETYAFESAILRSEKLRKIGKENELMVLCIKYYAPNYLEKMESYSRKILTNCKKGDELRLLLTGIKKFTKWYNPSDVIGIGRKIAEKTYELGKYPFSVV
- a CDS encoding thiolase family protein, coding for MKKAVIVDGVRTPGGKANKGSFKDTRPEYLATCAVKELIKRTGIDKKEIDDLILGCAFPEGEQGMNIARIVALAASLPVDVPAMTVNRFCASGLEAIAIAASKIISGLADCIIAGGVESMSKIPMGGLKTSPFPLLMEKFPGYYLSMGLTAEKVAEKYSIKREEQDKFAYESHMKALKAQENGKFKDEIVPVTTKVIKYEDGLQKIEEITLDFDEGIRPDTSIEALSKLKPVFKEGGTVTAGNSSQMTDGAAALLIMSEEKAKALGFKPILRFVTYAVHGVEPEIMGIGPVKAIPKALKMAGLNKEDIGLIELNEAFAAQSLAVIKELDLDMERINVNGGAIALGHPLGCTGAKLTVTLMNEMRRRKVQFGMVTMCIGGGMGAAGIFELI